The following proteins come from a genomic window of Candidatus Alcyoniella australis:
- a CDS encoding Ig-like domain-containing protein produces MLILLLAAVLALAVCCTGDNKTPYNAEDDDDSTDDDDDQPEPPDPPDVDPVISPTPLLVQSISGTAEVDAAINVRGGAQSASATADNIGGEWCVTVSLNQATSNDLEITATDREGNISDPALVSIVQDPNSGPEEQNLSLEGLAFAGSTSGTECPECTADKGIDGSTATWWHNSTNTFHEEARRLQWYGVKRLDTVIVKRAVIVWQASMFATDYVVYYSDLPSPPDPHEDGALEEPNWYVAHVEQMGTGGTQYIDFDEPFTARWVAIVLFEGSDINELTGRARYAIAEFEIYGVSAEDWPVDPGC; encoded by the coding sequence TTGTTAATACTACTGCTGGCCGCTGTCCTGGCTTTGGCCGTGTGCTGCACCGGAGACAATAAGACCCCCTATAACGCCGAGGACGACGACGATTCTACGGACGACGACGACGATCAGCCTGAACCTCCTGATCCGCCCGACGTCGATCCGGTGATCAGCCCCACGCCGCTGCTGGTCCAGAGCATCAGCGGCACGGCCGAAGTCGACGCCGCGATCAACGTGCGCGGAGGGGCCCAATCGGCGAGCGCAACCGCGGACAACATCGGCGGCGAATGGTGCGTGACGGTCAGCCTCAACCAGGCGACGTCCAACGATCTGGAAATTACGGCCACGGACAGGGAGGGCAACATCAGCGACCCGGCCCTGGTCTCCATCGTGCAAGACCCGAACTCCGGTCCCGAGGAGCAGAACCTGTCGCTCGAGGGGTTGGCCTTTGCAGGGAGCACCAGCGGAACCGAGTGCCCCGAGTGCACGGCCGACAAGGGGATCGACGGCAGTACGGCCACCTGGTGGCACAACAGCACCAACACGTTTCACGAGGAGGCCCGGCGTCTCCAGTGGTACGGGGTCAAGCGACTCGATACGGTGATCGTAAAGCGGGCGGTGATCGTCTGGCAGGCCTCGATGTTCGCCACGGACTACGTGGTCTACTACAGCGACCTGCCCAGCCCGCCGGACCCCCACGAGGATGGCGCGCTGGAGGAGCCCAACTGGTACGTGGCGCACGTCGAGCAGATGGGAACCGGCGGTACGCAATACATCGATTTCGACGAACCGTTCACCGCGCGCTGGGTGGCGATAGTGCTGTTCGAGGGGAGCGACATCAACGAGCTGACCGGTCGCGCGCGTTACGCAATTGCAGAATTTGAGATCTACGGCGTGTCCGCAGAGGACTGGCCGGTCGATCCGGGGTGTTGA
- the ybgF gene encoding tol-pal system protein YbgF encodes MSDLQVRVDELERQNQELRSIFDSIGPNMASATADMDRIRQDHSKLRGSVEELGHELDQFKKSYQDITPRVESAERRLSAIESKLGIKTDTTPAETPQQQNQGPNEMELLKEADNLFRAGNYEAAKARYTEFLKKHPNSSSVPDAQFMLGECFFEQRAYDSAILEYDKVVTRYSSSPRAPRAYLKLGFSFYELGEMVDARIFFEKVIKDYPGTEEAELAKKKLDLIR; translated from the coding sequence GTGTCAGACCTACAGGTGCGCGTCGACGAGCTCGAGCGGCAGAACCAAGAGCTGCGCTCGATCTTCGACAGCATCGGCCCGAACATGGCCAGCGCCACCGCCGACATGGACCGCATTCGCCAGGATCACAGCAAGCTCAGAGGATCGGTCGAGGAGCTTGGGCACGAGCTGGACCAGTTCAAGAAAAGCTATCAGGACATCACCCCGCGCGTGGAAAGCGCCGAACGCAGGCTTTCGGCCATAGAAAGCAAGCTGGGAATCAAGACCGACACAACCCCGGCGGAAACGCCGCAGCAGCAGAATCAGGGCCCGAACGAGATGGAGTTGCTCAAAGAGGCCGACAACCTATTCCGTGCCGGCAACTACGAGGCGGCCAAGGCCCGCTATACCGAATTTCTCAAGAAGCACCCCAACTCATCGTCGGTTCCCGACGCGCAGTTCATGCTCGGCGAATGCTTTTTCGAACAGCGCGCCTACGACTCCGCGATCCTCGAGTACGACAAGGTGGTCACGCGCTACAGCAGCTCGCCGCGGGCGCCCCGGGCCTACCTCAAGCTCGGATTCTCTTTCTACGAGCTGGGCGAGATGGTCGATGCGCGGATCTTCTTTGAGAAGGTAATCAAAGACTACCCGGGCACCGAAGAGGCCGAACTGGCCAAGAAGAAACTCGACCTGATCCGCTGA
- a CDS encoding ATP-binding protein: protein MNPSTQAGIFAALAILIIAVLAAGRRAGRLRRPFALVCLALLLIHLGIVLQRLSGAWGELSFFGGLLLPLALLALIASMLGVGGVRLKWTLRVSLALVFVVGLSHLWSPVDLLGRSIETLERQYPHAWPAARALYLFGSTLLVLGMILVRSLSEPSALVRRQQWWTFGAGLLAWTLNAAVLWFDSETWQALAALSQVLFLYVFYLAAVERSRLSLAELLGKLAAFAASALVLALVFGLLVYWAGSEPLRFVLSIFAAGFMVLLLYEPLVGRIARGVSGLFQRDRLVMGRMLSRLQSETVTLTEPQQLARFVSSELARGVGAKGAALYAVSEGGELDPFSDVPGPQIHGSSGLVTQLASSRAVLTLAGLGEQIYDALGRGRRDERVALEAVRTLLKDAGYEVAVPIRARGRLLAAWLLAPQRAGAYGAEELDVLRALGDQIGLKLDSLQVLAEFRHSERLAAMGQMAAGLAHELKNPLGSLSGAAQMIDAQELPEQQRQWLRIVLEDTDRLKAVLERFLDYARPSPLRRERFDPLSLARRTCELLRADPALARAQLSCQEHGDPTGELYADPEQVGQVLINLVLNAAQIAAGREVRIELAIGRQVRAGSDGVLFAVRDDGPGIDPADHDKIFTPFYTKRRGGTGLGLATCRRIVEAHGGIIEAAQPDGPGALIRFWLPDRRATHEVHTGEANDG from the coding sequence ATGAACCCATCGACCCAGGCCGGAATCTTCGCCGCGCTGGCGATCCTGATCATCGCCGTGCTGGCTGCGGGCAGACGCGCCGGGCGGCTGCGCCGACCGTTCGCCCTGGTCTGCCTGGCGCTGCTGCTGATCCATTTGGGGATCGTGCTGCAACGGTTGAGCGGAGCGTGGGGCGAGCTGTCGTTTTTCGGCGGGCTGCTGCTGCCGTTGGCGTTGCTGGCGCTGATCGCCTCAATGCTCGGCGTGGGCGGCGTGCGGCTGAAGTGGACCCTGAGAGTCAGCCTGGCGCTGGTATTCGTTGTGGGCCTCTCGCACCTCTGGAGCCCGGTCGACCTGCTGGGCAGGTCGATCGAAACCCTCGAGCGGCAATACCCGCACGCCTGGCCCGCGGCGCGGGCGCTGTATCTGTTCGGCTCCACCCTGCTGGTGCTGGGGATGATCCTCGTCCGTTCGCTGTCCGAGCCCTCGGCCCTGGTTCGACGGCAGCAGTGGTGGACCTTTGGCGCCGGGCTGTTGGCCTGGACTCTCAACGCGGCTGTGCTGTGGTTCGACAGCGAGACCTGGCAGGCGCTGGCAGCGCTTTCGCAGGTGCTGTTTCTCTACGTGTTCTACCTGGCCGCTGTCGAGCGCTCGCGACTCTCCCTGGCCGAGCTGCTGGGCAAGCTCGCGGCGTTCGCCGCCTCGGCGCTGGTGCTGGCGCTGGTGTTCGGCCTGCTGGTCTACTGGGCGGGAAGCGAACCGTTGCGTTTCGTGCTGTCGATCTTCGCCGCCGGGTTCATGGTGCTGTTGCTCTACGAGCCGCTGGTGGGACGCATCGCCCGCGGAGTCAGCGGCCTGTTTCAGCGCGACCGGCTGGTGATGGGCCGGATGCTCAGCCGCCTGCAATCCGAGACCGTGACGCTCACCGAACCGCAACAGTTGGCGCGCTTCGTTTCCTCGGAGCTTGCGCGTGGCGTGGGGGCCAAGGGGGCGGCGCTTTACGCGGTGAGCGAGGGCGGGGAGCTCGATCCGTTTTCCGATGTGCCCGGGCCGCAGATTCATGGTTCGTCGGGGCTGGTGACACAGCTTGCCTCGAGTCGCGCGGTATTGACGCTCGCCGGACTGGGCGAGCAGATCTACGACGCCCTGGGCAGAGGACGCAGGGACGAGCGCGTGGCGCTCGAGGCCGTGCGTACCTTGCTCAAGGACGCCGGGTACGAGGTCGCGGTGCCGATTCGAGCTCGAGGCAGGCTGCTCGCCGCTTGGCTGCTGGCTCCCCAGCGCGCCGGGGCCTACGGTGCGGAGGAGCTCGATGTGTTGCGCGCGTTGGGCGACCAGATCGGCCTCAAGCTCGACAGCCTGCAGGTGCTGGCTGAGTTTAGACACAGCGAACGGCTGGCGGCCATGGGACAGATGGCCGCGGGCCTGGCCCACGAGCTGAAGAATCCGTTGGGCTCGCTCAGCGGCGCGGCGCAGATGATCGACGCCCAGGAGCTGCCCGAGCAGCAGCGCCAGTGGCTGCGCATCGTTCTCGAGGATACCGACCGGCTCAAGGCCGTGCTCGAACGGTTTCTCGATTATGCGCGCCCCTCGCCGCTGCGACGCGAACGCTTCGACCCGTTGTCACTGGCCCGGCGCACCTGCGAGCTGCTGCGCGCCGACCCGGCGCTGGCCCGCGCTCAGCTGAGCTGCCAGGAGCACGGCGATCCGACGGGCGAACTCTACGCCGACCCCGAGCAGGTCGGGCAGGTGCTGATCAACCTGGTGCTCAACGCCGCGCAGATCGCTGCTGGGCGCGAGGTGCGCATCGAGCTTGCCATCGGCCGTCAGGTCAGGGCAGGGAGCGATGGCGTGCTGTTTGCGGTGCGCGACGACGGACCGGGCATCGACCCGGCGGACCACGATAAAATCTTTACACCGTTTTACACCAAGCGGCGCGGCGGTACCGGACTGGGCCTGGCGACCTGCCGACGGATTGTCGAGGCCCACGGCGGTATAATCGAGGCTGCGCAGCCCGATGGTCCTGGCGCGCTGATCAGGTTCTGGCTGCCCGATCGACGGGCAACCCACGAGGTTCATACAGGGGAAGCGAATGACGGCTGA
- a CDS encoding sigma-54 dependent transcriptional regulator has product MTAENAKILIVEDEDNMRQVLAGQIARHGYQVVQAEDGARALELIRSERPDVVLTDLQMPGLNGMELLAQIKIHDGSLPVLMLTAHGNVENAVEAMRRGAFDFLTKPFDPDELAQALDKAVATRRLSSAEPAGDRPGALVPLLGNDPKMLELERVVGKIADSPSTILIMGESGTGKELLARMIHERSQCDGPFIPVHCAAIPETLLESELFGHEKGAFTGATASKPGRFELADGGTLFLDEVGTIPLSMQVKLLRVLQDQTFQRVGGVRMIHVNVRLVAATNVDLKQEVQAGRFREDLYYRLAVVPLQLPALRQRRGDIAAIAQTVIDRLRNRLDRPRAKISPEALAALAAYDWPGNVRELENVLERSLLLADVDELEPEDLPSEVVGARSRIALSSGDDRPEGDQDDLRLKPRVKSATAALERELIKRALARTEGNVTRAAELLGLSRKGLQLKLRELGLRRDEAAGD; this is encoded by the coding sequence ATGACGGCTGAGAACGCGAAGATATTAATCGTCGAGGATGAGGACAACATGCGGCAGGTGCTCGCCGGCCAGATCGCACGCCACGGATATCAGGTGGTGCAGGCCGAAGACGGCGCGCGCGCGCTGGAGCTGATCCGCAGCGAGCGGCCGGACGTAGTGCTGACCGACCTGCAGATGCCCGGGCTGAACGGCATGGAGCTGCTGGCGCAGATCAAGATTCATGACGGCTCCCTGCCGGTGCTGATGCTCACCGCCCACGGCAACGTGGAGAACGCAGTGGAAGCCATGCGCCGCGGGGCATTTGATTTTCTCACCAAGCCGTTTGATCCCGACGAGTTGGCCCAGGCATTGGATAAAGCCGTTGCCACGCGTCGGCTGTCCAGCGCCGAGCCGGCGGGCGACCGTCCGGGAGCGCTGGTGCCGCTGCTGGGCAACGATCCGAAGATGCTCGAGCTCGAGCGCGTGGTGGGCAAAATCGCGGACAGCCCCTCGACGATTTTAATCATGGGCGAGAGCGGCACGGGCAAAGAGCTGCTGGCGCGGATGATCCACGAGCGTTCGCAGTGCGACGGACCGTTCATCCCGGTCCACTGCGCCGCGATTCCCGAGACCCTGCTCGAGTCCGAGCTGTTCGGCCACGAGAAGGGGGCGTTCACCGGCGCCACGGCGAGCAAGCCCGGACGGTTCGAGCTGGCCGATGGCGGCACGCTGTTCCTCGACGAGGTGGGCACGATTCCGCTCTCAATGCAGGTCAAGCTGCTGCGCGTACTGCAGGACCAGACGTTCCAGCGCGTGGGTGGCGTACGGATGATCCACGTCAACGTACGATTGGTCGCCGCGACCAACGTCGATTTGAAGCAGGAGGTTCAGGCAGGGCGCTTTCGTGAGGACCTTTACTATCGGCTGGCCGTGGTGCCGCTGCAACTGCCGGCGTTGCGGCAGCGGCGAGGCGACATCGCGGCGATCGCCCAGACGGTGATCGACCGGCTGCGCAACCGGCTCGACCGACCGCGTGCCAAGATCTCGCCCGAGGCGCTGGCCGCGCTGGCGGCCTACGACTGGCCGGGCAACGTGCGCGAACTCGAGAACGTGCTCGAGCGTTCGCTGCTGTTGGCCGACGTAGACGAGCTTGAGCCCGAGGACCTGCCCTCCGAGGTCGTGGGCGCGCGTTCGCGCATCGCCCTGAGTTCGGGCGACGATCGACCCGAGGGAGATCAAGACGATCTGCGGCTTAAGCCGCGTGTGAAATCGGCCACCGCCGCGTTGGAGCGCGAGCTGATCAAACGCGCCCTGGCCCGCACCGAGGGCAACGTCACCCGCGCGGCGGAGCTGCTCGGGTTGAGCCGCAAGGGCCTGCAGCTCAAGCTTCGGGAGCTCGGGTTGCGGCGCGATGAGGCGGCCGGGGATTGA
- a CDS encoding discoidin domain-containing protein: MKNQIRFSMVSLWLLVALLAMLLAFSVACRDSTDTDSDDDDDDLDDDVDDDDDEQPPDTTPPDPPLVDPVLSPTHLGLQTITGLAEAGSRVEITGGLADANTVVEVDGSWCVTVYLDPLSTNTLAVTATDAAENVSDPTIAQIEQIENDDPTNQAFEKAATSSSTSSGSPQNSPDKAVDGDAGTRWDSSENHLNPQWLKVYLDDYIQIEQLKIVWNSDERAFADEYEIRVNPDRYAATEPVEDDWVTVYVETNGQGGTEEFDLPTPFGGWWVAILLQHSDSAFPLYNEYEIIEFEAWGYPYTEPDEGCY; the protein is encoded by the coding sequence ATGAAAAATCAGATACGTTTCTCCATGGTGTCGTTGTGGCTGCTGGTAGCGCTGCTCGCGATGCTTTTGGCCTTCAGCGTTGCCTGTCGCGATTCGACGGACACCGACTCCGACGACGATGACGACGACCTTGACGACGATGTTGACGACGACGACGACGAACAGCCGCCCGATACAACGCCGCCCGATCCGCCGCTGGTCGATCCGGTGCTCAGTCCGACGCATCTGGGGTTGCAGACCATCACCGGTTTGGCCGAGGCCGGCTCACGGGTCGAGATCACCGGCGGACTGGCCGACGCCAACACGGTGGTCGAGGTCGACGGCTCGTGGTGCGTGACGGTTTACCTCGATCCGCTGAGCACCAATACCCTGGCGGTTACGGCCACTGACGCGGCTGAGAACGTTTCCGATCCGACGATCGCGCAGATCGAGCAGATCGAAAACGACGATCCGACCAACCAGGCCTTTGAGAAGGCGGCCACGTCCAGCTCCACGTCCTCGGGGAGTCCGCAGAACTCGCCGGACAAGGCCGTGGACGGCGATGCGGGGACCCGCTGGGATTCCTCGGAGAACCACCTCAATCCGCAGTGGCTCAAGGTCTACCTCGACGATTACATCCAGATCGAACAGCTGAAGATCGTCTGGAACAGCGACGAGCGGGCCTTTGCCGACGAGTACGAGATTCGCGTCAACCCCGACCGCTATGCGGCCACCGAGCCGGTCGAGGACGACTGGGTGACGGTCTACGTGGAGACCAACGGTCAGGGCGGGACCGAGGAATTCGACCTGCCAACGCCCTTCGGCGGTTGGTGGGTGGCGATTTTGCTCCAGCACTCGGACTCGGCGTTCCCACTGTACAACGAGTACGAGATCATCGAATTCGAGGCCTGGGGCTATCCTTATACCGAGCCGGACGAGGGCTGCTACTAG